The following nucleotide sequence is from Pedobacter sp. PACM 27299.
ACCATAATATGGATGCCCTTTCACTACATAATACCTCGAATCATGGCTATGTCTGATCACCTGCTGAGTTCTGATGTTTCTATACCTTCCATAAACGACACGGTGGTGGTTAAAATCACGATAAGGATCTCTGGAATTGATCACGACTTTGTATCCACTATATAGGTCATATCCTCTATATCTTGATGGTAATGAGGACGAATAAATCCATCTGCCACGCTCCATATAAATAAACTGACGTCTTGGTACACTATAATAGGATTCTATGTCCGGCAAATAATAATTATCTACATGATCATAACCTACAGGTCCCCATAATGGTTGAGAACCAATATTCAAACTGACACTGATTTGTGCCGAAGCCTTAAAGGGCGCCCATCCTATTACTCCAAGTAACCCTAATACTATTAACTTTTTCATAACCCTATGTTTAATGTTTCATTTGTGTGTTTGTTGATTCAAATGTCTATAGCGAACATGAAATGAACATGAAATTTCAGATTTATTTATTTTAATTTTCTTTTTCATCTTAATTTCATCTTCGGCCCGCATCTTCGTATTCAATACAAGTGGCGCAGATAATAAAACACACACAATGTTTTAAGGAGAGGGAGGAAAGTTTGCCTCGCAAGAGGCAAACTTTCTATATATTTACATCATGAGCACTAATAAATCCTTACGTTCATATACCGCAGCCCTACTTTTCCTAGGACTCCCGATTGGTTCTTTCGCCAGCGAAAAGATCACTACAGCCCTGTTTTCCAAGGAGAATACCATCAGTTCAAATGAAAACTTTTATCAGGATAGAAGAGATAAAAGACAAGAACGCGGCAAGGAAAAGAAAAAGCCAGATGTCAAAGAAGTTCCTCAATCCAGGAGACAGGAAAAACCAGGAGAAGTAAAACCTGAAAAAGAGAGCGACCAAGCCGGGACGATAAAAGAAGAAGAGACTAAAACCCCATTATGAAAGTCCTGATTGTAGAAGATGAAAAAACGCTGGCGTATGAAATGGAAGATTTCCTGAAAAAGGCCTTTTATATTTGCGACCTGGCCCATACCATTAAAGATGGCCTGGAAAAGATGGAAAGCAATAGCTATGATTTTATCCTGCTGGACCTTGGACTTCCCGATGGCGATGGACTTACATTATTACCAAAAGCGAAAAAGCACAATCCTGATGCAGCTTATATCATTCTGACTGCCAGAGGCAACCTGGAAGATCGCATTGCCGGATTAGATCTTGGTGCCGATGATTATTTACCGAAGCCCTTTTCTCTATTAGAACTTCAATCGAGGATGCAAGCCATCGCCCGTCGTAAATTCAACGTCAAAGAAGAACTACTGCCATTAGGCGATTTCCAGGTCGACCTGCAAAAACGACTGATCCTCTTCCAGGAAAATCAGATCGAACTTTCCAGAAAAGAATTTGATTTATTGAGTTACCTTTTCCTGCACAACAACCGTGTGCTGACGAGGATGCAGCTTAGTGAACACATCTGGGGCACTTTTGCAGATGACGACTATGATTCCAACTATATAGACGCACACATTAAGAACATCAGAAAAAAATTGAATGCCTGGGCACCAGCCGATTTCCTAGAAAC
It contains:
- a CDS encoding response regulator transcription factor; its protein translation is MKVLIVEDEKTLAYEMEDFLKKAFYICDLAHTIKDGLEKMESNSYDFILLDLGLPDGDGLTLLPKAKKHNPDAAYIILTARGNLEDRIAGLDLGADDYLPKPFSLLELQSRMQAIARRKFNVKEELLPLGDFQVDLQKRLILFQENQIELSRKEFDLLSYLFLHNNRVLTRMQLSEHIWGTFADDDYDSNYIDAHIKNIRKKLNAWAPADFLETVRGVGYRIRK